aattataagaaaataataCAAAACATACACATAATTTTCTCGAGTTCTCACATCCTTCCcgccttaaaaaaaatttcgttctcgaaattcgtACCTTTAATCATAAAAAGTTCCGGGTATTCTTTTTGCATTTTATCTTCCAGTTCCTGGGTTGCTTCCTCCAATCGCTGGTGTTTCCACAGGACTTTAACAAGAGGTATCTGCCTATTTCTTAATAATTTCACCTCttgatccaaaattttcacGGGTTGCTCCGAGTAGGTCAGTGACTCATTGATCTCAATTTCTTCGGGTTGTAACACATGGGTcgggtctggatgatatttctttaATAATGAGACGTGAAAAACGTCATATATTTTGAACAAATTCGCATGCAGCTCCAGTTGATATGCTACTTTCCCTATCCATCGAAGAATTTTAAAAGGTCCTACATATATAGGTTTaaggttctttctttttccaaacTCTAAACCTTTTAGTGAAGTAACCTTGAGATATATCTTATCGCCCACTTTGAATTCCAAATTCTTTCTCCAGTTATTAGCATAACTTTTCCGTCTACTTTGAGCTGCCTGAATTCTTTGGCGAATTATTTTCACTTTCTCATACGCCTGTTCAACCCACGGTACCTTTTCAGGAGCCAACACCTTCCTCTCCcccacttcatcccaataaattGGTGATCGACACTTCCTTCCATAAAGAGTTTCATATGGAGTCATTCGTATGGAAGAATAATAACAgttattataggcaaattcaacTAAAGTCAAGTGTTGATCCCAACTACCCCCGAAATCCATTACACACGCCCTTAACATATCTTCCAAAGTCTCGATAGTCCTTTCTGATTGTCCATCGGTTTGAGGATGGTAAGTGGTACTAAGACTTAACTTAGTACCCAACGCCTCTTGCATTTGTTTCCAAAATCGTGACACAAACCGAGGATCCCTATCCGACACTATACTTATGGGTACCGTGTGCAGTCTAATaatttcatccaaatacaatttGGCCAACTTCTCAAGAGAGTATTTCATATTTATTGGTAAGAAATGAGCTGATTTAGTCAAacgatccactattacccatATCGCGTCATAACCCCTTGGGGACCGTGGTAATCCCGACACGAAGTCCATTgtaatatttttccatttccactcagggatTTCTAGAGATTGCAACAATCCCGATGGCTTCTGGTGTTCAACTTTAACTTGTTGACAATTGATACAAGTTTGAACAAATTGAGCGATCTCTTTCTTCATAATATCTCAATAGTACAACTTTTTCAAATCCTGTTACATCTTGTTGCTATCGAGATGTACGGTGTATTTAGaacggtgtgcctcttctaggATTTCCCTCCTTAACTCTTCATTTCTTAGCACAACTATCCAATCTCGAAACTTCAATATCCCCTCAAATCCCATTTTATATTCcatcatttcttctttctttccctttccaTCCACTTTTGTACCATGGGGTCATTTCTCTGTGCTTCTTTAATACGTTCCAACAACGAAGATTTCACTACAATTCCTCCGAAAATCACCTTTTGTTGCTCTAATTAAGGGTCCATTCCCCCACCTTCTCCAACAAACTCCAATCTTTAATCATTAATCCTGCTATCTGAACCTTCCTACTTAGAGCACCAgttactgtagacaccaaaattttaaattatttttattttattttagtgataattattatctattttttattttatcaatctCATGGTTTTATTTTTAGATTTTTAGCATTTTAGATACCAAATCCTTTTAATTtagcattattatttttatttttattgattaaatatatttattattcatttcttgcttattagtctcttaatttttatttttaagacgTTTTTAGtattaaatttcagaaaaaagaaaatttccacaaaaagttgtttacaaaaaaataataatatataaaaatataataaggAAAATGTGTGAATATGTGTAAGCTTGCATGTGGGACAAATGTCCCTTTGTGTCTTTGACAACACAATACCTAGAAGGTGAGGTGTTGGGACACTTGTTTGGTTTAgataattttggaaaaaatcaaacaaaaaaacagagaaaaaaagaaaaaaaaaaggggagctTTGAAGTCCTGAGGGCGgaggaacaaaaacaagagaggggCCAGAGAAAAAGGCATTGTCGGCTGGGGAGAGGAAAACAAGGGACTCTGGTGACGGCGGAAGGcaagataaaaagaaaagaagaggtgACGGTGAAGAAGTGACGGCTGAAAAAATTGGAGGAGAGCAGATAAAGAGTGTGTGACGGCTGAGAGGAAGATAGAGAGAACCGAGAGAGAGCTCTCGGCTAAGGAAGCAAGgaaactggaaaaaaaaaaaacaagggagATTGGGGAGGCAGCGAGaggaaccagaaaaaaaaaagcaaaggaaaacaGGGAAAAGGGGCGGCGGCCAGGAAGAACTGAAAAAcaggaggaagaaagaaaagctacgGGCAGGCTGGGAAGAAAGGCAAGCGAAGAAAAAGGGAGGAGCTTGGGGAAATTGGGAAGTTTTCGGGTAGAGTGAGGAACCTTGAGTGAGAGCTagacaagaaaaaggaaactcTGGGacgaaacaaaagaaaaatagaagagAAAGGCTTCGGCAATAAACCAGAGCCAAGGAAAAGCAGAGGAGCAAAACTGtgaaaaaacagagcaaggaaGGTTCATCTGAAGAGCTGCCGGAGCCGCCGCCGCTCATAGCCGCCACCATCTCACCGGAATCGTCCATTACTACCTACAAAGCTTCACCGAGAGAACACCGTGAGTTGCTCTTTTCCTTTACATTTCAGTATTTCTTTCAAAGCATGTCTGCCGTGAGTTGCTATGGCAAATTTTCATGTCGATTGTTCATGATTTTAAGAACATACATGGTTTATGTGTTGATTGGGCTAAATTTTTTGGATTTCTGATAATTTTGGGGCCGATTGTAGTCTCAATGGAGCAAAgaattgatgaaatttttaATGCCCCTAacctgttcgatgaaatgcctgAGTGAAAATTCTAATTGAAAGATGATTTGTCTGCATTTTTGAGTGTGAAGAAACCGAATAGACAGCAAGTTCAATGTTTTGTCAAAACATGGTAGCTGATTTTCATGGTAGCGAGAGATGGGTTTTGTCAATAGATGTGGGCTGTTTCGAAAATCTTGGGGCATTGGTAGAGGCTAGTTTCATCAAAAGTTGCTTAAGCAAATATGTGAGATTCAGTCACGTTTTCAGAGGGAAATAGAGCTGAGCCTCATGAGTAAGACGAACTGGGCTGGGAAATGTTTATGAATTTACAATTTGCCCCCTGCCCTTTGGTGAAATCCCATTAAAGCCTGCATAACTTCTAGATCTTGTTCAATTAAGTCATGATTTAAACATAAATTGACCCCTGGACTTAGTTCTCTTCATGTTTTGTACATTTTGACCTTTAATCCTTGGCTATTTGTGCTACGGTTCACATAATTTAGTTTTCTTTCAATCGGGTCCCTGCTACAATTGCAAATtagtccctgaactttatctttccttcaatttttgcCCCGaagttttggaaatcatgattagGCCCTAAAAACTTTTTGgtatttgcaatttggtccttggcatcTTTAATTtcgcaacttcattgcttgtttgcttcaattaaccaccatgctttgtttaaattgcacttaattcataattttaagggtTTTATGACCaattgagcttgtgtttgcatattttcttaattaaagtgataccttggccttttctttgtttttggagggtaaataagaaaatttcactccattagggccccgactcaagggaggtacaccctaaccATTATTCCTCATTTTATTTGAtcctacgtgccctatgtgactttatgtgtttaactgcaTGCCTATTGAAagtgttttatatttattattttatttacttatttattgtctttagttttgtatatttattttagttcaattttgatcatttgaaaggcaattgaatgtcaaatttgaaaaaattaggtatttattttaattatttatttcatttcccccttttagattgtagtagggcccccctaatgtaatagttagggcttgtttgccttgtgtgatttgcatgtttatacctatgtgtttaattgctttccctaggtttctgcatctagataagcatgcttatgtgctatgtgctatgtgaaaATATGTGccttgcatgtctatttgcttttagcattatatctgattatgtgaatggaatgcacgttaccgtggctagtccaatgctagtcatggtcttccccccGAGCTCTTATATTGCCCAATGCTTCTAAGAGAACGTTAGttaatgggctagtccaatgctagacctaATAAGGCTGTCCCCCTTTCGCTAGTGTCATATCTGCATGCCTCACTACaacttcatgcatattttcattttagtATTTCTCATTTCTGCATGCTCCTCTCACCTTTCTCTTACACATTTAGGGTTGCATTCTCATTTTTTAGACTAGCTCATTTGCTTGCATAGGTTAGGGAGTCACTCTTCTGGTAAGGGAAACGGACGAGTATGGCTacacatagccttagcacgctcgtttctttccaactaaaaggcaaatcaaaagtcacgatttagggtctccccgtacccgtcttgcttgcattcctctagggttcatgcatttccaAGGCACATTACCATTTGCATACTCTCACTTTACACACTATCATTTGTTCACGTTTTCACCTCACACACTCTCATCTTATACATTCTCACTCTTCACACTATCACTTTACGCTCTCTCACATCTGCACATTTACACTTTACATACTCATTTGCACACCTGCACTTTACACGTGCACTTTTACATACTCATTTGCACCCTTGCACTTTACAcacccatttgcacacttgcactttgcaCATTTGCACCTGGCACTCGTTTCTACACTCAAAGACATTTTTCGCACACACTCATTTTTCCTCATTATTACTCGAgcattcatttgcatttattcGTGATCTCTTTGAGGGTTCACCATTGgctatcacaattcatgtgattagGACCAATCGAGCCTCTAAAGAGACATTTTATCCTTTTTAAACCACTCATTAgatttagatttgcattcatGTTAGACGCATCCAAAATGCAATACATCTTTTAGgtagaaataagaaaattgtcactaaatcacgcaactagcttaggctagggtaaaagggtgccttagactttgtttttgccttccctttcatcaaccgtgacccccgaactcgtctctttgattttcgtagactatgagtcatctaaaaaggtttttgcttcattttttcaaaaactactttttgggtgatttggtataccctaactcaataccaagtggcgactcctacttttatgtttaaaaacctttttagattatcattttggccaaaccgtcgcatttaaaaagtcccatggcctttcccTTTATTTCTCACATTCACACATTTCACACATTTCATGCACACTAAACATTATGACTTCAAATaacctttactttcatttttctcaaaaaatggggcgcgacagctacTACATTCGCCTTCCCTGGATGATACTTAATggtacagtcataatcttctaaaaATTCCATTCACCTCCGCTGCCTCAAATTCATCTCCTTTTGAGAGAATAAATATATTAAACTCTTATGATCAGTATAAACTTCAAAAGTTATCCTATATaaataatgtctccacttcttTAAGCAAAAACAATGGCAGCCAATTCTAaatcgtgggtcgggtaattttgTTCATGGGGCTTTAATTTTCGAGAGGCGTATGCAATTACTCCCCCATTTTGCATTAACACATATCCCAACCCTTCCTTCGATGCATCCGTATATACTACAAATCCATCCTTTCCATTTGGCAATGTCAAAACTGGGGCCATAGTCAACCGCTTTTTGAATTCCTGGAAACTAGCTTCACACTTAGCATCCCAAATGAATTTGCCATGTTTCTTAGTCAAATTAGTTAAGGGTTcggcaattttagaaaaatattttatgaaCCTTCGGTAATATTCCGCTAAATCCAAGAAACTCCGTACTTATGTGGGACACTCCGGTTGTTTCCATTCAATAACAGCTTCCACCTTGGCCGGATCTACAGCGTTTCCTTCCTTCAAAATTATATGTCCCAAAAAAgacactttctccaaccagaactcacatttgctaaacttagcatacaattggtgCTCTCTCAATGCCTGTAACATTATTCTCAGATATTACTCATGTTCTTCTCAAGTTTTAGAATATATCAGAATATCATTAATAAATATTACTACAAATTGGTCCATATATGGTCTAAATACTCGATGCATCAGATTCATAAATGTTGTCAGggcattagtcaatccaaaagACATCACCAAAAATTCATAATGCCCATAGCGGGTATTAAAAGTAGTGTTTGGTACATCTTCCCTTCTTATATTTAACTGATAATACCCCTGCCTGAGGTCTATCTTAGAATATACCATTGCACcttgtaattgatcaaacaactcatcaatattGGGTAGaaggtatttattcttaatagtgGCATTATTTAGatctcgataatctatacacaatttcaaactcccatcctttttcttcacaaataaaaCTGGGGCTCCTCATGGAGATTCACTCAATTGTATAAAACCCCTCTCTAACAAATCTTGTAATTGTATTTTTAGTTCCTTAAGTTTAGGTGGGGCCATTCTATAAGGAGTTTTAGAGATGGGAATTGTTCCAGGcaataatttaattttgaaCTCCACCTCTCTCTCAGGAGGTACAGATGTTAACTCCTCAGGAAACATATCCAAATAATCTTTCACTACCGGCACTTCCTCAATCTTTACCTTGTCTTTTTTAGTGTTAATCAAATAGGCCAAATATCCCTGTGCTCCTTTATACAATAATTTTCTAGCTTGTATTCCTGAAATTAGAGCAGAGTACGCTTTAGGTGGGGCCATTCTATAAGGAGTTTTAGAGATGGGAATTGTTCCAGGcaataatttaattttgaaCTCCACCTCTCTCTCAGGAGGTACAGATGTTAACTCCTCAGGAAACATATCCAAATAATCTTTCACTACCGGCACTTCCTCAATTTTTACCTTGTCTTTTTTAGTGTTAATCAAATAGGCCAAATATCCCTGTGCTCCTTTATACAATAATTTTCTAGCTTGTATTCCTGAAATAAGAGCAGAGGATGCCAATTTTCCTTTTACAAACGTAGGATTGGTTCTCCCGGTATACGAAATTCTACTACCTTGATTCTACAGTTCAATTGGGTATTATACCGAGCTAAACAATCCATGCCTATGATGACGTCATATCCCCAAATAGGCAAGGCTATTAGATCTACAACAAATTTCCTTTCTCCAACCCAAAAttcacaatccttataaaccatattAGTTATCAAAGTATGTTCACCAGTTGGCGTTTTAACCTCCAAATCATATGATAACTTGGTTGGTTTCATATCAATGCCACACATAAATTCAGGCTTCACAAAAGAATGGGTTGCACCAGGGTCAATTAAAGTTCGAGCAAATCGATGGAAGACAAGAAGCGTACCTTCCACCACTTTCGTTGTCTCAGAGGCCTGTTACCGATCTAATGCATAAACCCTGGCCGTTACCCTGGATCTGCTACCTCTCTCGTTGGCAGGTACCCTTGGCTTGCTACCTCTCTCGTTGGCCGATCTACGGGTATTCTAATTTGACGATTGAACGCTTATCTCCTTCTGGCCCCTCTTCAGACAACTATTGACCTGGTGGTTAGTGCTACCGCATACTAAACATTTTTTACCCTTTACCCAGCAATCATTTTCGGTATGATTCGCCTTCCCACAGTATTACATACTGAACGAGGTGTCGTCACTTGACTTCCTCGAGATAAACCCCCATATTGTCCCTTCCCCAACTGAGCTCCTCTAGCCGGGACTCCTTCAAATTTCCTTTGGGGTAGGAGTGGAAGTGGGGCAAGTCTTATTCCACCCACTCCTCTACCAGCTTTAGGAAGTGGTGCATTCTCTCTAGATTTTTCAGAATTATTGTTAGGTATACTCCTCTTCCAAGCTTGAAAAGCTTTCaattgaaatttagcattttcTATCCTCTGAGCTCTCTCAAGGACCTTACCAAAAGTGCTTATTGGTGCAGCAACTAAGGCTTCCTgtatctccaaattcaaccccTGTATGAATCGCCTTTTCCGTTTTGGCTCTGTGATAACCAATTGAGGGacaaattttgataatttagTAAACTGAGTCTCGTACTCAGCTACACTCATCGTCCCTTGCCGAAGCcttataaactcatcctccctctttACCTGGATTATCGGaggaatatattttttattaaattctCTGGTAAAGTTCATCCGAGTCCAAGGTACTCTCTTCCTCTCCCATTTGGCtcgaataacattccaccaggatTGAACCGCCCCCTCGAATTGGAATACTGCGAATGTTACCTGTCTCTCCTCCGAGTATTTCAAAGCATCAAATATGTTAACCATATTTTCCAGCCAATTTTCAGCTATCTCCGAGTCACAACCACCAGAGAATTTGTGATGCcgccacttctcccaagggcgaacccaaggataTCCGCggaatgcctgcccaactctcgccaggactcgatacaagtcaaatttaaacttaaaggtACACAACCAAATATAAAAGTCAGAATAAGGGGAAGTCTCTCCCTTAAATAAACTTTCAAGTCTTACACCACAAATTCTCAAAATTACGTCAACCTTCCCAAAATACAACTACTATGAGTCAACTAGTCAATTACATcccaaaattctaatcaaaagtaaACAAGTCGGCTTTCCccaaaattctttccattccGAGCTCCTATTAAGGAAgaacaaactaatggggtgagctgACGCTCAGTgaaaccaagaaaacatgcaaacacatagttcacaTAACCATGGCATTTGTACgagaattaaaacaagaaagttcAAATAATTCACAATTAATAATAACACACATTCAACAAGGATGCaggagctcttaggagctaGATTCCACTCGCTTCGCCAAGACTCGATCAAATACTTtcccgtgatgacactccgtcaaccgggtaggtattaagtccgtagaactccacttactctTCTCTCCTGTTCCCCGTTACACACCCTGCTCCAAACCCACACCTCTTTTATAAAAGACactactccacgagtatgccaagcgagatctcttaaTAGGCCAAGCTTTTaattatctcatggttcaccgagcttctcgaccaagcccatgctagctcgagtcacaaggtcggccaattgagatttgggcgtcccccaattACAATTATAAGTCGATGAGGTTCACTCCAATCGATATTTAATCAACCATATACAATTCAATTATGAGCAATTCAATCATATAACCAATTAAAAGAGAatgagtacgataaagtacacactcgactcgacaGTTCTAAACCATTTAATCAATGAGAAGCAATTGAAGTAATTTCAataattcatgcacttgacactcaccaattcaaaataagtgagtaaGTGCAAATAAGATCTTTAGTGGTTGGCTCCGAGATTCTCTTCATGATCCTCTTGAGCGTTTGAAGGAATAATAATTAACTATCACTCACAATTACTTACAACCCCTTGCCAAACAAGGAAGAATGTATAAAGGCGTAATACAaagacaatgtcttaaaagagcTTTAATATctcgaaaatcgagattcaaaagtgaggatttaaagtcacaagagaAACTTGCATCCTCCatgaaaataagtttaaaaCGGGCGATCAATATCGAAAGACGATGAAAAGTTctcaaaactcatttcccaagaaatcatgaattttcagctttgcgcgataaacttggtaaaatcagattttgagttTGGTACGtcccaaaaatggaaaaattaatatcgttggaaactagattcaaagtactaaaagttcctagaagacactctTTCAAGATTCTAAAtagaaagcattcatttttcagctcaaagtcgCTGATTCAAGAAGGtaagacagaaccagtcttggttttcggcgatatttggaaatttggcaaaattcacagaaagtgaatcaacctttgaaatttgtaaaacCATAAGAGTTCTatacaaagtttcaaacacaacaaatggaacaaaattcggagttttgagcaacaagatataacaatttaaagttatttgatttttgtaatctaatcagtgaatttccagatttgagaaGCAATGTTTGGGGGCATTATTTGGGCATCGAAATGatattgaaattacaccaaatttggtatacttaaacctccatatatggactacctctctatcaaattttagaTAGAAACTTGCACGGAAAGGCAGTTAACGAAATGACCAaagtttgtgaaatgtttcAAAGCTAATCTGTCATCACGTCT
This portion of the Coffea arabica cultivar ET-39 chromosome 2e, Coffea Arabica ET-39 HiFi, whole genome shotgun sequence genome encodes:
- the LOC140036292 gene encoding uncharacterized protein; amino-acid sequence: MVNIFDALKYSEERQVKREDEFIRLRQGTMSVAEYETQFTKLSKFVPQLVITEPKRKRRFIQGLNLEIQEALVAAPISTFGKVLERAQRIENAKFQLKAFQAWKRSIPNNNSEKSRENAPLPKAGRGVGGIRLAPLPLLPQRKFEGVPARGAQLGKGQYGGLSRGSQVTTPRSNQGSRISYTGRTNPTFVKGKLASSALISGIQARKLLYKGAQGYLAYLINTKKDKVKIEEVPVVKDYLDMFPEELTSVPPEREVEFKIKLLPGTIPISKTPYRMAPPKAYSALISGIQARKLLYKGAQGYLAYLINTKKDKVKIEEVPVVKDYLDMFPEELTSVPPEREVEFKIKLLPGTIPISKTPYRMAPPKLKELKIQLQDLLERGFIQLSESP